CCCAAGGAGATGTGACTTGAAAGTAATCCTTATAGGCGCGGGGCGCGGTCGGAGGCTCATGCCGCTCACGGCGTCGGAGCCGAAAAGCTTCACTAGCGTCACGGGCAGGCGGATCCTCGACTGGTCGATGGACGCGTTCATAGAGAACGGGCTGAGCAACTTTGTCTTCATTGGCGGGTACCTTATCGACGTTGTGCGCAAGGCATACCCGTCCTTTACGTTCGTAGAGAACAGGGACTGGGCCAATAACAACATACTGTTCTCGCTGATGTGCGCCCGTGACCAAATGTCGGATGGATTCTACGCAACCTACACAGACACGCTCTATCTCGGCAACGCCGTAAAGGCGCTAAAGGAGTCCCCGCACGATATCACCGTCGTTATGGACACGAGGTGGCGCGAGCGGTACAGGTTCCGGAGCCAGCACCCCGAGTCCGACGGTGAGAAGATGATTGCTAACGGCGACAAGGTCCTAAGGATGTCTCGCAAGATCCCTTCAGAAGAGGCTTCTGGGGAGTACACCGGGGTCATCAAGATGACGCCCAGGGGGGCGGCCCAATTCGTGGACTGCTTCGACAAGCTGCTCAGGGAACTTGGCCAGGACAGGATCATCGCCGAGAACCGCACTTTCAAGATGGCGTATGTGATCCACCAGATGGACCGCATGATAGACGCAGGAATAGACATCCACTGCGTCCGCATTCCCGGGGACTACCATGAGATAGATACACTGGAAGACCACGCACTGGCCACGAAGGACTGGGACAGCCGCTTCGCGAAATGATAGACCAACCGATCAAACGAGAGGACCATGCCCACCAAGCTCTTCCCCACCACCGTGGTCGGCTCCATGCCGCGGCCGCAGTACATCAAGGACCTCGTTGAGGCGCAGGCCGCCTCCGGCCAGAGCCTCGGCGCGGACTTCCAGCGCATGATGGACTCCGCCGTCCCGTATGTAGCCCAGATGCAGGAGATGGCTGGAATAGACATCATCTCCGACGGCGAATGGCGGCGGAAATCGTACATTGGCGTCATCGCAGACATATGCTCAGGCTTTGAGCTCTCGATCAGGGAGGTGAACGGCCAGCGCCAATCGTGGCACATAGTCACGGGGGAGATCAGGCCAAACAACCCGGGGCAGATCGCGCGGGAGGCGAGATTTCTGAGGGAGCATACGTCAAGGGACGTCAAAGTTGCGCTCCCCTCCCCTTACCTGCTGGGACAGCGGATGTGGGACCCGGAGCTTTCCCGGGGGGCGTACCCTTCGCGTCGCGACTTCACTGAGGCGCTGGTGCCTGTGCTTCGCGATGAGCTGATTGCCCTGCGCAATGAAGGCGTGGCGATAGCGCAGTTCGACGACCCTCAGCTCTGCCTGTTCGTGGACCCCGCGGCGCGGGCCGACTACGCGGACCCCGATGCGGAGATGATGTACTGCGTGGATATGCTTAACCGGATTGTCGACGGCGTGGACGGCATCAAGCTGGCGCTGCACCTCTGCCGCCGCAACAAGGGGCGCAGCGGATGGCTGGGACAGGGAGGCTACGTGGCGATATTGCCCGCCTTGAAGGAGCTTGAGCTCCACATGCTGATGATGGAGTTCGCCATGCCGGCAGCCGGCGACAAAAAGGTGCTGGCCGATCTCCCCGAGAGGTTCGAGATCGGCCTTGGCTGCATCGACTGCCGCAGCCAGCACATAGACACGCCGGAGGAGATCGTCGCGCGGGTGAAGCAGGCGCTCGAATACGTCGCGCCTCACCGCATCACCCTGCACCCCGATTGCGGCTTCGCCCCCGGCAGCGCGGCTGACATCCCTATAGACGAGGCCTACCTCAAGCTCAAGAACGAGGCGATCGCCGCGCAGATGCTGCGGGACTCGGTTTGATAGAACTACCCGGCTTCCTGCATCAGGAACGCGCGTTGCGCCCGTGCCTTCATTCGCTCGTACTCGTCCGCGTGGGCGTCGCCTCCCGGGTCATCAGAGACCCCACTCGCCGCGTACCTTGTCGCTGTAAAGCCGCACTGGAAACAGTGTTTCTGGTCATCCTCGTCCAGGTACATGTCACCGGTACTACACCTCGGACAGGACTTGAGCCACATCATACCCCCGCCCCCTCCCCTGCCTCTTGCCGACGTCTGCGCGGTGCGCTGGTGTCGATTAAAGCAATATTACCGGCCCGCAGAACGTCGTCCATCGGCAATTGCCATAACACCGCATAAGCCCTATTGACGATGCTTTCCGGGACCAACAGCCACGGAGGGGCACCGTCCCCTTGGACTATGCGCTGGTAACACGCGCCGCGCTGTTGGTACAGTTCATATCAGCCGGGCCTCGCCTTCTCTGGAGGGGCATATGCAGAAACTTTTCGGCATTCCCATGGGTGACCTGCTCGTGGCGCTCGCCGCGCTGTTTGCGATTGCCACGGCCGTCACCGTCTTTGTGGCGGTCCGGAACCGGGTTGCCCTCCGCATGGCCCTCCGCAACGTGCCGCGCCGCCGCGCCCAGTCCGTCCTCATCGTCCTCGGGCTAATGCTCGCGACGGCGCTTTTCGCCGCTTCCTTCACCACCGGCGACACGCTCACCCACTCGATCCGCGTCCAGGTGGTCCGCGACCTTGGCAACGTGGATATCCTTGTCAACTCGCGTGCTACGGAGGTGAGCGGCCGCCCGGCCTATTTCGACATGGCCTACTTCGATACCGTGCGCAACGCGCTATCCGGCGACCCGAACGTGGACGGCGTTGCGCCGTTGATCAGGGAGAGCTTGCCCGTTGTCGCTCCGTCCACAAGGCAGAGCGAGCCATCCGTGGCCGTGCTGGGCGTGGACCCGCAATGGATGGCTGGATTCGACCCGGTCGTGGACACGGACGGGAGACCCCTCCGCGTTGACGATCTGGCCCTCGAAGAGGCCTTCGTCAGCGCACGGCTTGCCGAAGTGCTGGAAATATCGCCGGGCGACACTATTGAGGTCTACGCCGGGCAGGTCGCGATTCCCATCAAGGTCGCAGGCGTTTACGAGAGGGGCGGCAACCCCGCGGGGCCACTGTCGATCATTGTGCCGCTCAGCACAATGCAGTCCGTCCCCGGGCTGGCCGGACGGATAACCGACGTCGTCATTTCCAACACCGGTGACTCCGTGTCCGGCGCGGGCAGGTCGGATGCCGTGGAAGCCAGGCTCAAGCCCGTCCTGGAGGGCAGCGATCTCAGAATCGTCAAGCGCAAGCAGATGGCCCTGGAGAACGCGGAGGCGAACGGCAGCGAGATCACAACGGTCTTCTTCGTATTCGCTCAGTTCTCCGTCGCCGCTGGTATCCTGCTGATATTCCTGATATTCGTGATGCTCGCCGCCGAGCGGAAGAAGGAGCTGGGCATGGCCCGCGCCGTGGGCACCCAGCGCGGACATGTGATCCGCATGTTCACGTTTGAGGGCGCGGCGTACTCGCTCATGGCGGCCGCAATCGGCAGCGCGCTGGGGGTGCTGGTCGGCCTCGGGATGGTGCGGATCATGGGTATCGCCTTTGCAGACGAGAACTTCCAGTTCGCATTCTCGTTTAACTGGCGCAGTGTGATCATCGCCTACACACTCGGTATGGGCCTGACGTTCGGCGTGGTCCTGCTCTCCTCGTGGCGGGTCAGCCGCCTGAATATAGTGCGCGCGGTTAGAGACCTGCCCGAGCCGCCGCAGGGACGCAAAACGCTGGTGGGTACCATACTGGCAATGCTCGTCCCCATTGCCGGAGCGGCGTTCATCTACTATGGCCTCGAGTCCGAAGGGATGGGCGCGTTCATGCTCGGGGTATCCCTGGTCATAATCGGCCTCGCCCTGATCGCCCGGCGCTTCGGGTTGAGTGACCGCATCGCCTTCACCGTGGCGGGGCTCGGAGTCCTTGCCTGGTGGCTGCTGCCGCTCGATGCCGTGCGCGAACTCGTCCCGGACCTCAACCAGGGTATCGAGATGTTCTTTCTGTCCGGCCTGATGGTCGTAATCGGCGCGGTCTGGACGGTGATATACAACTCGGACATCATTCTGAACGTGACGATGGCCCTGTTCGGCCGCTTAAGGACTCTTTCTCCGGTGATGAAAGCAGCTGTTTCGTACCCGATGCAGGACAGGCTCCGCACCGGCATGACGCTCGCAATGTTCTCGCTGGTAGTGTTCACGCTGACCGTTATGGGATTTGTCATCGCCTCGAATAGCGCCGTCTATGCGGACCCGCTCAAGCTCTCCGGCGGCTACGCCGTTCGCACGGTAACGAACGCCGCCAACCCGGTGAGCGATATGCGCTCCGAGCTCGGCGGCGTCGATGGCCTTGACCTTTCCGGGGTTGGAGCGATAGGCAGCCTGAGCGGCGCAACGGCGCCCATGAAGCAGGACGGAACCGACAAAAAGATGGTGGACGACTGGTTCGTCCGCGGAGTCGATCAGGGATATGCGGAGAGCGTCACGTTCGGCTTCCTCCTCATGGACAGCGAGTTCTCGACTCCGCGCGAAGTGTGGCAAGCGCTGATGAGCCGGCCCAATACCGCGATCGTGGACGACTTCATGGTGCGTGCGCGAACGGACTTCAGCGTCGGCGAGTCCGGCCCAGACCTGCAGCTGGAGGGGTTCTACAGGGAGGACAGGACTCTGCCGGAAACCTACCTGCTCGTCCGTGACCCGCGTACGGGAACCGAGACGAGGCTCCGGGTGCTGGCTGTGGCTTGCCCAGGACTCATGGTACTCCGCGCCTGTGACCGTGTCCCAGGCCACGCTGGAGTCAGTGATGGGCGGCCCTGTGCCGGCGCGCCAGCACGTGTTCAGGCTCGCAGAAGGGACGGACCCGGAGCGGTTCGCCCGGGCTATCGAAGCCGGCCTGATCGAGAACGGCGTGCAGGCCATATCTGTCCCGCAAGAAGTCAGGGAGGACGCCGGATCTTCAAGAATGATGGACACGTTGCTCCAGGGGTTCATGGGGCTGGGCCTCATTGTCGGAATTGCGGCGCTGGGGGTAATCGCCGCCCGCTCCGTTGTGGAGCGCCGCCAGCAAATCGGCGTCCTGCGCGCCATAGGCTTTCAGAAGGGCATGGTGCAGCTTACGTTCCTGCTGGAGGCATCGTTTGTCGCGCTCATGGGCGTGGCCATGGGCGTAACCCTGGGAGTGCTGCTGGCGTTCAACATGATCAGCGAGCTATCTAAGGAAATCGCAGGCCTTACGTTTCAGATGCCCTGGAGCACCATCGCTGTACTAGTGGTGATCACCTTCGGAGCGTCGCTGCTGACCACGTTTCTTCCGGCGCGCCAGGCGGCCAGGGTGTACCCAGCCGAGGCACTCCGGTCCGAATAACGGCGCCGTCCCCTTTTCCCGGTCCCCCCTTGCGCTCAATGCTAGAATAGCTTTCGGCATGGAAGAAAAAGAACTAAAGTACTGGATCTCTTTCAATCGCATACCGCACATCGGCCGCGTCCGGGTCAGGCTGCTGGAGAGCCACTTCGGATCGCTGTCCGATGCGTGGCGCGCCGGAATTGCTGAGCTGAAGCGCGCGGGTCTCGACGAGCGGTCAGCGCAGTCGATCGTTTCGGAACGGGACGGCATCAAACCGGACGACGAGGTTGGGCTGCTCACCCGGAACGGCATTAAGGCCTACACCTGGCACGACAGGGAGTACCCTCCCCGCCTCAAAGAGATCGAGGACCTGCCGCCGGTACTCTATGTCCGGGGCGAAATGACCACGCAGGACGAACGGTCAATTGCAATCGTGGGGACGCGGAAGGCGACGCCCTACGGCCGGCAGGTGGCGCACCAGCTCTCTTTCGACCTTGCGCAGGCCGGCATGACAATAGTGAGCGGCCTGGCGCTCGGCATCGACGGCGTTGCGCATCGAGCGGCTATCGAAGCCGGCAAGCGGACAATCGCCGTGGTGGCGAGCGGTCTGGACATCGTCTACCCCAGAGAGCATACGCGACTAGCCTCGGAGGTCGCGCAGCACGGCGCCGTGGTCTCCGAGCACCCGGTGGGCACACAGCCGAAGGCGGAGTACTTCCCGCGCCGGAACCGCATCATAAGTGGCATGACACTCGGCACGGTGGTTGTGGAGGCGGGCGAGGAGAGCGGCGCCCTTATCACCGCGCGGCACGCAATAGACCAGAATCGAGAGGTTTTCGCAGTCCCCGGCAGTATCATGTCCCTGAACAGCAAGGGCGCGAACAGGATTATCCAGCGGTCGGAGGCCAAGCTGGTCTGCGACTACAAGGACGTCCTGGATGAGCTCAACCTGAGCGGCAACAGCGGCAAGCAGCTGCAATTGGCGATGGAGGCCTTCTTCCCAGCCAGCGACCAGGAGTCGCAGATCATGTACTATCTAACACATGAGCCCATTCACATCGACGAGATTATCAGGGGCTCAGGACTTAACATATCGACCGTCAGCAGCGTCCTTGCTATGATGGAGCTACGCGGCATGGTCCGCCAGGTTGGCGGAATGAACTACGTCCGCGTTTAATCCCCAACTCGTAACTCGGAACTCGTAACTCGTAATTCGCCTTCACGCGTGAGGAACAATGGCTAAAGACCTAGTGATCGTTGAATCGCCGGCCAAGGCGAAGACCATCGGCCGGTTTCTTGGCAGCAAGTACGTCGCCAAGGCGTCCATGGGACACGTTCGCGATATACCCCGCAGCACGATGGGTGTTGCCGTCGATGACCTCAGCTTCACACCGACATACGAAGTGATGGCGGAGAAGCAAAAGGTCGTGGCCGAACTGGCGAAGGCGTCGAAGGAAGCGGAGACCGTTTACCTTGCGACCGACCCGGACCGAGAGGGCGAGGCCATATCCTGGCATCTGGTGAAGGCCGCGAAGATAGACGAAGCGAAAATCAAGCGCGTAGTTTTCCACGAGATTACCGCCGGCGCGGTCAAGGAAGCCTTCGATCACCCGCGCGCCATCGACCTCAACCTGGTGAACGCCCAGCAGGCCCGCCGCATCCTGGACCGTCTTGTGGGTTACGAGCTGAGCCCGGTGCTCTGGCGCAAAGTCCGCCGTGGGCTGTCAGCCGGGCGCGTGCAGTCAGTGGCGCTCCGGCTCGTCGTCGACCGCGAGCGAGAGATCATGGCCTTCACGGCCGAAGAGTACTGGAGCATCGAGGCGGAGCTGACGAAACGCCCGAAGAGCTCTCCCGAAGCAATCCCCTTCATGGCGGAGCTGCGGGGCCTGAAGGGCACGGACGAAAAGATCAAGATAGGCAACCAGGCTGAAGCCACCCGGATTCTGGCGGACATTGAAGGCGCTATGTACGTGGTTTCGGCTGTGACGAAACGCGAGCGCAAGGCCAAGCCCGCCGCGCCTTTTATCACGAGCACGCTCCAGCAGGAGGCGTACCGCAAGCTCCGGTTCGGCGCGCGCAAGACGATGCGGATCGCCCAGCAGCTGTACGAGGGCGTGGACCTGGGCCCCCAGGGCGCAACGGCGCTTATCACCTACATGAGGACGGACTCCACCAACCTGGCGGAGTCCGCCGTCCGGGAAGCGGCCTCGTACATCAGGTGGAAGTACGGCAAGGAGTACATGCCGGACTCCCCCAGGGTCTACGCGAAGAAGGTGAAGGGCGCGCAGGAGGCGCACGAAGCCATTCGCCCCATCTCGATCGGCACCGAGCCGGAGGCCGTCCGGCAATTCCTCAATCGCGACCAGTACCGACTGTACGACCTGATCTGGAAGAGAATGCTCGCCAGCCAGATGTCGGACGCCGTCTTCGATTCAACACGCGTGGACATCGATGCGGCTACAAAGTCGAAGAAGGTGTATGAGTTCCGCGCCACAGGCTCGGTCCTGAAGTTCGCAGGCTTCCGCGCTGTGTACATGGAAGACGCGGATGACGCGGCCAAGAGCGAGGACGACGCGACCGGGACGCTGCCGGAGCTTTCGGCGCGCGACCTCCTTGACATGCTTGGCATCACGCCCGAGCAGCACTTCACGCAGCCGCCGCCGCGTTACACGGAGGCGACCCTAATCAAGGCGCTGGAAGAGGACGGCATCGGACGCCCCAGCACATACGCGCCGACGATCGCGACGGTGGTGGACCGCGACTACGTGCGCAAAGACCAGGGGCGCTACTACCCCACGAAGCTGGGCTTCGCCGTCACTGGGCTTCTGACGCAGCACTTCCCGGACATCATCGAAGTGGGCTTCACGGCGCGGGTTGAAGAAGAGCTGGACGAGATTGCCCGCGGCGAGCGCCAGTGGAAGCCGGTGCTCAAGGACTTCTACAAGCCCTTCAACAAAAAGGTCTCCGAGGCCATGGAGAACGCCAAGCGCGTCCCCAGCTCCGAGATCGACGAAGAGTCCAGCGAGGTCTGCGACGTGTGCGGCCGCCCAATGGTCATCAAGAGCGGGCGGTTCGGCCGCTTCCTCTCGTGCTCCGGTTTCCCGGACTGCAAGAACTCCGCGCCTCTGCTACAGCGCATCGGCGTGGACTGCCCGGAGTGCGGCAACGGACAGATGGTGGAGCGCAAGAAGAAGGGCAAGGACGGCAAAAAGTTCTACGGCTGCTCCAACTACCCGACGTGCACATTCACCGTGAACCAGCGCCCGCTGCCGCAACCCTGCCCGGACTGCGGCAAGCTGCTGGTCGCCTCCGGAAAGACCAATGCCCGCTGCACGGCGTGCGCCTACAAGGGTCCTATCCCCGAGGACGAGCTGGTTGAGATGGCGTCGTAGGAAGGTACTGCCGACATGGCGATCAAGAGAATGGACCATGTTACCGTCGTCGTTACCGACCTGCCGGTCGCCATTAGCTTCTTCACGGCACTCGGCATGACGTTGGAAGGCGAGGCATCGGTTGAAGGCAAATGGGTGGACCGCCTGTGCGGCCTCAGTGGCGTCCAGGCCGACATTGCCATGATG
This genomic stretch from SAR202 cluster bacterium harbors:
- a CDS encoding phosphocholine cytidylyltransferase family protein, which gives rise to MKVILIGAGRGRRLMPLTASEPKSFTSVTGRRILDWSMDAFIENGLSNFVFIGGYLIDVVRKAYPSFTFVENRDWANNNILFSLMCARDQMSDGFYATYTDTLYLGNAVKALKESPHDITVVMDTRWRERYRFRSQHPESDGEKMIANGDKVLRMSRKIPSEEASGEYTGVIKMTPRGAAQFVDCFDKLLRELGQDRIIAENRTFKMAYVIHQMDRMIDAGIDIHCVRIPGDYHEIDTLEDHALATKDWDSRFAK
- a CDS encoding cobalamin-independent methionine synthase II family protein, which encodes MPTKLFPTTVVGSMPRPQYIKDLVEAQAASGQSLGADFQRMMDSAVPYVAQMQEMAGIDIISDGEWRRKSYIGVIADICSGFELSIREVNGQRQSWHIVTGEIRPNNPGQIAREARFLREHTSRDVKVALPSPYLLGQRMWDPELSRGAYPSRRDFTEALVPVLRDELIALRNEGVAIAQFDDPQLCLFVDPAARADYADPDAEMMYCVDMLNRIVDGVDGIKLALHLCRRNKGRSGWLGQGGYVAILPALKELELHMLMMEFAMPAAGDKKVLADLPERFEIGLGCIDCRSQHIDTPEEIVARVKQALEYVAPHRITLHPDCGFAPGSAADIPIDEAYLKLKNEAIAAQMLRDSV
- a CDS encoding ABC transporter permease, which produces MQKLFGIPMGDLLVALAALFAIATAVTVFVAVRNRVALRMALRNVPRRRAQSVLIVLGLMLATALFAASFTTGDTLTHSIRVQVVRDLGNVDILVNSRATEVSGRPAYFDMAYFDTVRNALSGDPNVDGVAPLIRESLPVVAPSTRQSEPSVAVLGVDPQWMAGFDPVVDTDGRPLRVDDLALEEAFVSARLAEVLEISPGDTIEVYAGQVAIPIKVAGVYERGGNPAGPLSIIVPLSTMQSVPGLAGRITDVVISNTGDSVSGAGRSDAVEARLKPVLEGSDLRIVKRKQMALENAEANGSEITTVFFVFAQFSVAAGILLIFLIFVMLAAERKKELGMARAVGTQRGHVIRMFTFEGAAYSLMAAAIGSALGVLVGLGMVRIMGIAFADENFQFAFSFNWRSVIIAYTLGMGLTFGVVLLSSWRVSRLNIVRAVRDLPEPPQGRKTLVGTILAMLVPIAGAAFIYYGLESEGMGAFMLGVSLVIIGLALIARRFGLSDRIAFTVAGLGVLAWWLLPLDAVRELVPDLNQGIEMFFLSGLMVVIGAVWTVIYNSDIILNVTMALFGRLRTLSPVMKAAVSYPMQDRLRTGMTLAMFSLVVFTLTVMGFVIASNSAVYADPLKLSGGYAVRTVTNAANPVSDMRSELGGVDGLDLSGVGAIGSLSGATAPMKQDGTDKKMVDDWFVRGVDQGYAESVTFGFLLMDSEFSTPREVWQALMSRPNTAIVDDFMVRARTDFSVGESGPDLQLEGFYREDRTLPETYLLVRDPRTGTETRLRVLAVACPGLMVLRACDRVPGHAGVSDGRPCAGAPARVQARRRDGPGAVRPGYRSRPDRERRAGHICPARSQGGRRIFKNDGHVAPGVHGAGPHCRNCGAGGNRRPLRCGAPPANRRPARHRLSEGHGAAYVPAGGIVCRAHGRGHGRNPGSAAGVQHDQRAI
- a CDS encoding ABC transporter permease; translated protein: MGGPVPARQHVFRLAEGTDPERFARAIEAGLIENGVQAISVPQEVREDAGSSRMMDTLLQGFMGLGLIVGIAALGVIAARSVVERRQQIGVLRAIGFQKGMVQLTFLLEASFVALMGVAMGVTLGVLLAFNMISELSKEIAGLTFQMPWSTIAVLVVITFGASLLTTFLPARQAARVYPAEALRSE
- the dprA gene encoding DNA-protecting protein DprA translates to MEEKELKYWISFNRIPHIGRVRVRLLESHFGSLSDAWRAGIAELKRAGLDERSAQSIVSERDGIKPDDEVGLLTRNGIKAYTWHDREYPPRLKEIEDLPPVLYVRGEMTTQDERSIAIVGTRKATPYGRQVAHQLSFDLAQAGMTIVSGLALGIDGVAHRAAIEAGKRTIAVVASGLDIVYPREHTRLASEVAQHGAVVSEHPVGTQPKAEYFPRRNRIISGMTLGTVVVEAGEESGALITARHAIDQNREVFAVPGSIMSLNSKGANRIIQRSEAKLVCDYKDVLDELNLSGNSGKQLQLAMEAFFPASDQESQIMYYLTHEPIHIDEIIRGSGLNISTVSSVLAMMELRGMVRQVGGMNYVRV
- the topA gene encoding type I DNA topoisomerase; this translates as MAKDLVIVESPAKAKTIGRFLGSKYVAKASMGHVRDIPRSTMGVAVDDLSFTPTYEVMAEKQKVVAELAKASKEAETVYLATDPDREGEAISWHLVKAAKIDEAKIKRVVFHEITAGAVKEAFDHPRAIDLNLVNAQQARRILDRLVGYELSPVLWRKVRRGLSAGRVQSVALRLVVDREREIMAFTAEEYWSIEAELTKRPKSSPEAIPFMAELRGLKGTDEKIKIGNQAEATRILADIEGAMYVVSAVTKRERKAKPAAPFITSTLQQEAYRKLRFGARKTMRIAQQLYEGVDLGPQGATALITYMRTDSTNLAESAVREAASYIRWKYGKEYMPDSPRVYAKKVKGAQEAHEAIRPISIGTEPEAVRQFLNRDQYRLYDLIWKRMLASQMSDAVFDSTRVDIDAATKSKKVYEFRATGSVLKFAGFRAVYMEDADDAAKSEDDATGTLPELSARDLLDMLGITPEQHFTQPPPRYTEATLIKALEEDGIGRPSTYAPTIATVVDRDYVRKDQGRYYPTKLGFAVTGLLTQHFPDIIEVGFTARVEEELDEIARGERQWKPVLKDFYKPFNKKVSEAMENAKRVPSSEIDEESSEVCDVCGRPMVIKSGRFGRFLSCSGFPDCKNSAPLLQRIGVDCPECGNGQMVERKKKGKDGKKFYGCSNYPTCTFTVNQRPLPQPCPDCGKLLVASGKTNARCTACAYKGPIPEDELVEMAS